The sequence below is a genomic window from Cobetia sp. cqz5-12.
GCAGCTCAGCTATCTCGAGACGCTGCGGGACCGCCGCATCGATGGCCTGGTGGTGATGACTGCCGAGAACGGTGCCGGCTTTCTCGAGGCGCTCAGCGCCCTGCCGCTGCCCACGGTGATGATGGACGCCGAGCCCCAGCCGGGCTGGGACATGACGGTGGTCAATGATGATTCACGCCTGGGGGGCAGGCTTGCCATTGAGCATCTGCTGGGCCGCGGGATCGAGCGCATCGCCCTGCTGACCGGGCCTCGTGATCATGCCCGTTCCCGAGAACGCCTGAGCGGAGCACTCGGGGCACTCAAGGCTGCCGGCCTGGGCGTACCGGAGGACTGGCAGATCGCGACCCAATTGATGCTGGCCGACGGTCATCGCGCGGCCCACCTGCTGCTGGCCAATCCGGCCGACAGGCCCGATGCCATCTTCGCCTTCAATGACCTGCTGGCGCTGGGCTGTCTGCGCGCCGCCCAGGACCTGGGCATTGAAGTACCGCAGCAACTCTCGATCATCGGCTACGACGATATCGAGATCAGTGCCTACCTCTCACCCGCGCTGACCACCATCCGCCAGCCGATCTATACGCTGGGCACCACGGCAGTCGATCAGCTGATCGCGCGCCTGGAGGGCACTCCTTTCCCGGGCCAGACCCAACTGGCCCCGAGACTGGTGGAACGCGACAGTGTCGCGCGGCCAGAATAGAGGACAGCATCCATACCGGATCAGCATCAAACATATCAAACAACAACATTTCTCTTATAGGTGAACACTGCCTACTCTGCCTCTCATGAAACACCGCTGCCACGACTGGCAGCACGAACATGAGGACACGCTAGTGACAGGCACTTCCCCTTCGAGCACTTTCCCTTCGGGCACTGCGCGAACAGATACTGTCCAGGCAGGCACTGACACGCCGACATCGGTACCAGACGCCGACAGTACGCCCGCCATTGGCCGCGGCTTGCTGTTGCTGATGGCGATCGCGGTCGCCGCGACCGCCGCCAATCTGTACTACAACCAGCCGCTGCTGGCAGAGATGGCCAGCTCACTGGGTGTGAGCCATGGCATGGTCGGCCTGATTCCCTCCGCAACCCAATTCGGCTACGCCGCCGCCATCCTGCTGATCTCGCCGCTGGGCGACACCATGGACAGGCGCCAGCTGATCCGCAATCTGTCCATCACCCTGGCACTGGCCTCACTGGGCATCTTCCTGGCCCCCAGCTTCTGGCCGCTGTTGCTGGCAAGCTTCGTGGCCGGGCTGGGCGCCAACATCACCCAGCAGCTGATTCCGCTGACCGCCTCGCTGTCCACCCCCGAGGCCCGCGGCAAGAACATCGCCACCCTGATGACGGGGCTGACCATCGGCATACTGCTGTCACGCACCCTGAGCGGCAGCATCGGTGAATACTGGGGCTGGCGCAGCGTCTTCCTGGTCGCCGCCATCATCACCGTCATCATCGGTGTGCTGCTGCATCGCCACCTGCCCAGCCGTGCGCCAGCCGTGCAGATGGCCTACCCCAGACTGATCGCCTCGATGGGCACGCTGTTCAAGCAACATGCCCTGCTGCGAGAATCCGCGCTGACCGGCGCGCTGTGGTTCGCGGCCTTCAATGCCATGTGGGCGACGCTGGCCATTCACGTCACCGATGCGCCGTTTGACTACAGCGTCCAGCAGGCGGGACTGTTCGGCATCATCGGGCTGGCAGGCATCTTCGGTGCCAAGGCGGCGGGCCGGCTGGTCAATCGTGTCGGCGCGGGGCGCCTGATCAGCTTCGCCCTGGTGATGGTGGCGGCGTCCTTCGCGGTGCTCGGCCTCTGGGGTGACAGCCTGGCCGGACTGATCGTCGGCATCATCCTGCTGGACCTGGGCGTCTTCGCGGCCCAGATTCCCAACCAGGTACGCGTGTTCTCGATCGACCCCAAGGCCCAGAGCCGCATGAACGCCGTCTACATGCTGTGCTACTACCTCGGTGCGGCAGCCGGTTCCGCCATCGGCGTCAAGATGATGAGCGTGTATGGCTGGCAGGGCATGTCGCTGTTCGGGCTGGCACTGGCAGCAGTGGCACTGGTGCATCATGGTGTGAAGCAGCGTCGCTCGGCCTCTTCAACACAGTGAGATCAGGACAGTGAGATCAAGACAGTGAGACGAGAGCGCAAGCGAAGCGCTGGGTGGGCAAGCGAGGCGCGAAGGAGAGAAAGCGCGAAAGTGATGAAAGCGAAGCGATGAACGGCTGAGAGCCTGAGATGGCGCCTGGTCAGCACGTCGAGTCATGGGCATTCACACCCCATGCCACGGCAGCTGGCCAGGCGCCTGAAATGGTGGCGCAATTCAGGTAAACTCTGCGCGCCATTTCGGTGCGTCGCCGACGTGGTACGCGATTCACGACCCGTTATCGGGGCAAGAACCCGTCAAACCCTCGAGATCCACATGAAGCTCATCGTCAAACTTATCCTCGGCATCATTGCCGGCCTGCTGATCGGCCTGATGGCCCCGGATGCCCTCGTACGTGCCGCGCTGACCGCCAAGGTCATCATCGGCCAGCTGATCAACTTCACCATCCCGTTGATCATCCTGTTCTACGTCATGAGCGGCATCGCGTCGCTGCCGAAGAATTCCGGCGCCATGCTGGGTCGTACCGTCGGCATGGCCTACGGGTCGACGATTCTGGCC
It includes:
- a CDS encoding LacI family DNA-binding transcriptional regulator, giving the protein MIRLKDVAAHAGVSVTTVSHVVNATRPVARATEARVRESIAALGYRPDSVARALKSNRSRTLGMIVTSAHNPFFAEVIRGVEDRCYQAGYSLILCNSDDIDAKQLSYLETLRDRRIDGLVVMTAENGAGFLEALSALPLPTVMMDAEPQPGWDMTVVNDDSRLGGRLAIEHLLGRGIERIALLTGPRDHARSRERLSGALGALKAAGLGVPEDWQIATQLMLADGHRAAHLLLANPADRPDAIFAFNDLLALGCLRAAQDLGIEVPQQLSIIGYDDIEISAYLSPALTTIRQPIYTLGTTAVDQLIARLEGTPFPGQTQLAPRLVERDSVARPE
- a CDS encoding MFS transporter produces the protein MAIAVAATAANLYYNQPLLAEMASSLGVSHGMVGLIPSATQFGYAAAILLISPLGDTMDRRQLIRNLSITLALASLGIFLAPSFWPLLLASFVAGLGANITQQLIPLTASLSTPEARGKNIATLMTGLTIGILLSRTLSGSIGEYWGWRSVFLVAAIITVIIGVLLHRHLPSRAPAVQMAYPRLIASMGTLFKQHALLRESALTGALWFAAFNAMWATLAIHVTDAPFDYSVQQAGLFGIIGLAGIFGAKAAGRLVNRVGAGRLISFALVMVAASFAVLGLWGDSLAGLIVGIILLDLGVFAAQIPNQVRVFSIDPKAQSRMNAVYMLCYYLGAAAGSAIGVKMMSVYGWQGMSLFGLALAAVALVHHGVKQRRSASSTQ